From one Nymphalis io chromosome 19, ilAglIoxx1.1, whole genome shotgun sequence genomic stretch:
- the LOC126775821 gene encoding serine/threonine-protein kinase D1 isoform X2 has product MEDEVTFLFQMGVLRDAVSAPVNILTLAHLKELAVKFVQEKIPDNGLNRLSDRILLFRHDYCSPNVLQIINSATDVTDETLVEIVLTANPLLCDGADSAPAPRPHALAVHSYKAPTFCDFCGEMLFGLVRQGLKCEGCGLNYHKRCAVKVPSNCESPASSAAPPGSRRQSAAPRSPSRSSAASHASHDDSLVGGGTGPKRSAGAWASSLGIPHTFQVHTYTRPTVCRLCKKLLRGLFKQGLQCGDCHYNAHRKCLPFVPKDCGGEIRDHQGENQDSCSTSSEISEPRAAHDDDSDDGEQDSNGHNHNHHSEGENRQDEDDEPQRDTIPEHSASRPSSSSSSPSANIPLMRIVQSVKHTKKRDGQWLKEGWLVHFTNKDKTIKRHYWRLDSQSITLFTSEQGTKYYKEIPLNEILAVDTARTPQSDVMHCFELRTANVDYLVGVDPAWQGGAAPLPPPGSGVGAYLARSWETALRHALLPHPPHEPPGAPERGAEMAQLYRIHPDEVLGSGQFGIVYGGLHRATARPVAIKVIDKLRFPTKQEAQLKNEVAILQNLSHPGVVNLERMFETPERIFVVMEKLKGDMLEMILSHEKGRLTERITKFLVAQILVALKHLHEKNIVHCDLKPENVLLSSDETFPQVKLCDFGFARIIGEKSFRRSVVGTPAYLAPEVLRNKGYNRSLDMWSVGVIVYVSLSGTFPFNEDEDINEQIQNAAFMYPPTPWREISAEAIDLINNLLQVKQRKRLSVDKCAAHAWLQTAEAWQDLRALERRVQARYLTHASDDARHER; this is encoded by the exons ATGGAGGACGAGGTGACGTTCCTGTTCCAGATGGGTGTCCTGCGTGACGCGGTTTCGGCCCCTGTCAACATACTAACCCTCGCGCATCTTAAGGAACTGGCCGTCAAATTCGTCCAAGAAAAG ATACCGGACAATGGTCTCAATCGGTTGTCGGACCGCATCTTGCTGTTCCGCCATGACTACTGTTCGCCCAACGTGCTGCAGATCATCAATTCTGCCACAGATGTCACTGACGAGACCCTCGTCGAGATCGTCCTTACCGCTAATC CACTTCTCTGCGACGGAGCCGACAGCGCGCCGGCGCCGCGACCGCACGCGCTGGCGGTGCACTCCTACAAGGCGCCCACTTTCTGCGACTTCTGCGGAGAGATGCTCTTCGGCCTCGTGCGACAGGGACTCAAGTGCGAAG GTTGCGGGCTGAACTACCACAAGCGCTGCGCGGTGAAGGTGCCGTCGAACTGCGAGTCGCCGGCCAGCAGCGCGGCGCCGCCCGGCAGCCGGCGCCAGTCCGCCGCGCCGCGCAGCCCGTCGCGCTCGTCGGCCGCCAGCCACGCCAGCCACGACGACTCGCTG GTTGGTGGAGGAACGGGCCCTAAACGGTCTGCAGGCGCCTGGGCGTCTTCTCTGGGCATACCCCATACCTTCCAAGTTCACACCTACACCCGGCCGACCGTGTGCCGTCTGTGTAAGAAGCTGCTGCGAGGGTTGTTCAAGCAAGGCCTGCAGTGTGGTGACTGTCATTACAATGCGCATCGCAAGTGCCTACCATTCGTGCCCAAAGACTGTGGGGGAGAGATCAGAGATCATCAAG GAGAGAACCAAGACAGCTGCAGCACCAGCAGCGAGATCAGCGAGCCGCGCGCCGCGCACGACGACGACTCGGACGACGGAGAGCAGGACTCCAACGGGCACAACCACAACCATCACAGTGAG GGAGAGAACCGACAAGACGAAGACGACGAGCCTCAGCGAGACACCATTCCTGAACATTCTGCCAGTAGACCCAGCAG TTCATCGTCGTCCCCGAGCGCCAACATTCCGCTGATGCGTATCGTGCAATCCGTCAAGCACACCAAGAAGCGAGACGGACAGTGGCTCAAGGAAGGCTGGCTGGTGCACTTCACGAACAAGGACAAAACA ATAAAACGCCACTACTGGCGACTGGACAGCCAGTCGATAACGCTGTTCACGTCGGAGCAGGGCACCAAATACTACAAGGAGATACCCCTCAACGAGATCCTGGCCGTCGACACGGCGAGGACTCCTCAATCAG ACGTGATGCACTGCTTCGAGCTGCGCACGGCCAACGTGGACTACCTGGTGGGCGTGGACCCCGCGTGGCAGGGCGGCGCGGCGCCGCTGCCGCCGCCCGGCTCGGGCGTGGGCGCGTACCTGGCGCGCTCGTGGGAGACGGCGCTGCGCCACGCGCTGCTGCCGCACCCGCCGCACGAGCCGCCCGGCGCGCCCGAGCGCGGCGCCGAGATGGCGCAGCTCTACCGCATCCACCCCGACGAGGTGCTCGGCTCGGGCCAGTTCGGCATCGTGTACGGCGGCCTGCACCGCGCCACGGCGCGCCCCGTCGCCATCAAG GTCATCGACAAGCTGCGGTTCCCGACCAAGCAGGAGGCGCAGCTGAAGAACGAGGTGGCCATCCTGCAGAACCTGTCGCACCCGGGCGTCGTCAACCTGGAGCGGATGTTCGAGACCCCGGAGCGGATCTTCGTGGTCATGGAGAAGCTGAAGGGGGACATGTTGGAGATGATCCTCTCTCACGAGAAGGGGCGTCTCACTGAGCGTATCACGAAGTTTCTAGTCGCGCAG ATCCTGGTAGCGCTGAAGCACCTCCACGAAAAGAACATCGTGCACTGCGACTTGAAGCCAGAAAACGTACTCCTGTCCTCGGACGAGACGTTCCCGCAAGTGAAGCTTTGCGACTTCGGCTTCGCGCGCATCATCGGGGAGAAATCCTTCCGCCGGTCCGTTGTCGGCACACCCGCCTACCTCG CGCCCGAGGTGCTCCGCAACAAGGGCTACAACCGCTCGCTGGACATGTGGTCGGTCGGCGTCATCGTCTACGTGTCGCTGTCCGGGACCTTCCCCTTCAACGAGGACGAGGACATCAACGAGCAAATCCAGAACGCCGCCTTCATGTACCCGCCCACGCCCTGGAGGGAGATCTCCGCCGAGG CCATCGACCTCATCAACAACCTGCTGCAAGTGAAGCAGCGCAAGCGGCTGTCGGTGGACAAGTGCGCGGCGCACGCGTGGCTGCAGACGGCGGAGGCGTGGCAGGACCTGCGCGCGCTGGAGCGGCGCGTGCAGGCGCGCTACCTCACGCACGCCAGCGACGACGCGCGGCACGAGCGCTGA
- the LOC126775821 gene encoding serine/threonine-protein kinase D1 isoform X1, with translation MEDEVTFLFQMGVLRDAVSAPVNILTLAHLKELAVKFVQEKIPDNGLNRLSDRILLFRHDYCSPNVLQIINSATDVTDETLVEIVLTANPLLCDGADSAPAPRPHALAVHSYKAPTFCDFCGEMLFGLVRQGLKCEGCGLNYHKRCAVKVPSNCESPASSAAPPGSRRQSAAPRSPSRSSAASHASHDDSLVGGGTGPKRSAGAWASSLGIPHTFQVHTYTRPTVCRLCKKLLRGLFKQGLQCGDCHYNAHRKCLPFVPKDCGGEIRDHQGENQDSCSTSSEISEPRAAHDDDSDDGEQDSNGHNHNHHSEQGENRQDEDDEPQRDTIPEHSASRPSSSSSSPSANIPLMRIVQSVKHTKKRDGQWLKEGWLVHFTNKDKTIKRHYWRLDSQSITLFTSEQGTKYYKEIPLNEILAVDTARTPQSDVMHCFELRTANVDYLVGVDPAWQGGAAPLPPPGSGVGAYLARSWETALRHALLPHPPHEPPGAPERGAEMAQLYRIHPDEVLGSGQFGIVYGGLHRATARPVAIKVIDKLRFPTKQEAQLKNEVAILQNLSHPGVVNLERMFETPERIFVVMEKLKGDMLEMILSHEKGRLTERITKFLVAQILVALKHLHEKNIVHCDLKPENVLLSSDETFPQVKLCDFGFARIIGEKSFRRSVVGTPAYLAPEVLRNKGYNRSLDMWSVGVIVYVSLSGTFPFNEDEDINEQIQNAAFMYPPTPWREISAEAIDLINNLLQVKQRKRLSVDKCAAHAWLQTAEAWQDLRALERRVQARYLTHASDDARHER, from the exons ATGGAGGACGAGGTGACGTTCCTGTTCCAGATGGGTGTCCTGCGTGACGCGGTTTCGGCCCCTGTCAACATACTAACCCTCGCGCATCTTAAGGAACTGGCCGTCAAATTCGTCCAAGAAAAG ATACCGGACAATGGTCTCAATCGGTTGTCGGACCGCATCTTGCTGTTCCGCCATGACTACTGTTCGCCCAACGTGCTGCAGATCATCAATTCTGCCACAGATGTCACTGACGAGACCCTCGTCGAGATCGTCCTTACCGCTAATC CACTTCTCTGCGACGGAGCCGACAGCGCGCCGGCGCCGCGACCGCACGCGCTGGCGGTGCACTCCTACAAGGCGCCCACTTTCTGCGACTTCTGCGGAGAGATGCTCTTCGGCCTCGTGCGACAGGGACTCAAGTGCGAAG GTTGCGGGCTGAACTACCACAAGCGCTGCGCGGTGAAGGTGCCGTCGAACTGCGAGTCGCCGGCCAGCAGCGCGGCGCCGCCCGGCAGCCGGCGCCAGTCCGCCGCGCCGCGCAGCCCGTCGCGCTCGTCGGCCGCCAGCCACGCCAGCCACGACGACTCGCTG GTTGGTGGAGGAACGGGCCCTAAACGGTCTGCAGGCGCCTGGGCGTCTTCTCTGGGCATACCCCATACCTTCCAAGTTCACACCTACACCCGGCCGACCGTGTGCCGTCTGTGTAAGAAGCTGCTGCGAGGGTTGTTCAAGCAAGGCCTGCAGTGTGGTGACTGTCATTACAATGCGCATCGCAAGTGCCTACCATTCGTGCCCAAAGACTGTGGGGGAGAGATCAGAGATCATCAAG GAGAGAACCAAGACAGCTGCAGCACCAGCAGCGAGATCAGCGAGCCGCGCGCCGCGCACGACGACGACTCGGACGACGGAGAGCAGGACTCCAACGGGCACAACCACAACCATCACAGTGAG CAGGGAGAGAACCGACAAGACGAAGACGACGAGCCTCAGCGAGACACCATTCCTGAACATTCTGCCAGTAGACCCAGCAG TTCATCGTCGTCCCCGAGCGCCAACATTCCGCTGATGCGTATCGTGCAATCCGTCAAGCACACCAAGAAGCGAGACGGACAGTGGCTCAAGGAAGGCTGGCTGGTGCACTTCACGAACAAGGACAAAACA ATAAAACGCCACTACTGGCGACTGGACAGCCAGTCGATAACGCTGTTCACGTCGGAGCAGGGCACCAAATACTACAAGGAGATACCCCTCAACGAGATCCTGGCCGTCGACACGGCGAGGACTCCTCAATCAG ACGTGATGCACTGCTTCGAGCTGCGCACGGCCAACGTGGACTACCTGGTGGGCGTGGACCCCGCGTGGCAGGGCGGCGCGGCGCCGCTGCCGCCGCCCGGCTCGGGCGTGGGCGCGTACCTGGCGCGCTCGTGGGAGACGGCGCTGCGCCACGCGCTGCTGCCGCACCCGCCGCACGAGCCGCCCGGCGCGCCCGAGCGCGGCGCCGAGATGGCGCAGCTCTACCGCATCCACCCCGACGAGGTGCTCGGCTCGGGCCAGTTCGGCATCGTGTACGGCGGCCTGCACCGCGCCACGGCGCGCCCCGTCGCCATCAAG GTCATCGACAAGCTGCGGTTCCCGACCAAGCAGGAGGCGCAGCTGAAGAACGAGGTGGCCATCCTGCAGAACCTGTCGCACCCGGGCGTCGTCAACCTGGAGCGGATGTTCGAGACCCCGGAGCGGATCTTCGTGGTCATGGAGAAGCTGAAGGGGGACATGTTGGAGATGATCCTCTCTCACGAGAAGGGGCGTCTCACTGAGCGTATCACGAAGTTTCTAGTCGCGCAG ATCCTGGTAGCGCTGAAGCACCTCCACGAAAAGAACATCGTGCACTGCGACTTGAAGCCAGAAAACGTACTCCTGTCCTCGGACGAGACGTTCCCGCAAGTGAAGCTTTGCGACTTCGGCTTCGCGCGCATCATCGGGGAGAAATCCTTCCGCCGGTCCGTTGTCGGCACACCCGCCTACCTCG CGCCCGAGGTGCTCCGCAACAAGGGCTACAACCGCTCGCTGGACATGTGGTCGGTCGGCGTCATCGTCTACGTGTCGCTGTCCGGGACCTTCCCCTTCAACGAGGACGAGGACATCAACGAGCAAATCCAGAACGCCGCCTTCATGTACCCGCCCACGCCCTGGAGGGAGATCTCCGCCGAGG CCATCGACCTCATCAACAACCTGCTGCAAGTGAAGCAGCGCAAGCGGCTGTCGGTGGACAAGTGCGCGGCGCACGCGTGGCTGCAGACGGCGGAGGCGTGGCAGGACCTGCGCGCGCTGGAGCGGCGCGTGCAGGCGCGCTACCTCACGCACGCCAGCGACGACGCGCGGCACGAGCGCTGA
- the LOC126775834 gene encoding gastrula zinc finger protein XlCGF57.1-like isoform X1, giving the protein MTSQPIQSQNIEIQSNLNAMCDFSKICRICGANNRPLFPLFGQDAQRNQLVQKINEYLPIVVHQQDAYPLGICASCADLVMKWHELAQCCIKTDKALTLKLYARRLDSNNIQQASSGSAATRGEVHGRFSAPLMLIIKEVLNNVYFKILNIDEENSDVIYVCQTCPDKPASTSIDCLCDHLTTYHNHELNDKKLIEAFIKENITFEEVLTNDCVTDDESERQIAEIPNYFCPFCESAFSSPTRLICHLNKHIEVSIDDGVLCCDHLFADKKSFVSHLQDKHVNRSTDGALICKTCGSVEKDLEALAVHVNEKHAEVDEQKKKIEPNLKCQKFIPAVCPECNKSFSNKYNMLTHMKTHTSGLAAGKFMCIKCNKTYKSRGSLTYHQRVAHEGLLRFLCSMCGEAFPSRTARDTHARIHTGSKPFTCDYCNKSYRAQNTLSRHIDMHLNIRKYECHLCPKKFRKRTHLDYHLKTHERKK; this is encoded by the exons ATGACTTCTCAACCCATTCAAtcacaaaatattgaaatacaatCAAATCTAAATG CTATGTGTGACTTTTCAAAGATTTGTCGTATTTGCGGCGCTAACAATCGCCCCCTTTTTCCATTGTTTGGGCAAGATGCTCAGCGAAATCAACTTGTTCAGaagataaatgaatatttacccATAGTG GTGCACCAACAAGACGCTTATCCTCTTGGAATATGCGCTTCATGTGCTGATTTAGTGATGAAGTGGCATGAACTAGCACAGTGCTGCATAAAGACTGACAAAGCCCTAACTTTGAAGCTGTATGCAAGGAGACTAGACAGCAAT AACATCCAACAAGCAAGTTCTGGGTCAGCCGCTACACGTGGAGAGGTTCATGGCAG GTTTTCAGCtcctttaatgttaataataaaagaagttTTGAACAATGTTTACTTCAAGATACTGAATATCGATGAAGAAAACTCAGATGTAATATATGTCTGTCAAACGTGCCCGGACAAACCTGCTTCAACGTCAATAGACTGTCTGTGTGATCATCTGACAACATATCACAACCATGAACTAAACGACAAGAAGTTAATCGAAGCTttcataaaagaaaacataacatTTGAAGAAGTTCTAACAAATGATTGTGTGACCGATGACGAGTCGGAGAGGCAGATTGCTGAAATACCAAATTACTTTTGCCCTTTTTGCGAAAGCGCGTTTTCATCGCCGACTCGCCTCATATGTCATTTGAACAAACACATAGAAGTGAGCATCGATGACGGCGTTCTTTGTTGTGACCATCTGTTCGCTGATAAGAAATCTTTCGTTTCACATTTGCAAGATAAGCATGTAAACAGATCAACAGACGGTGCCCTAATATGCAAAACTTGTGGCTCAGTCGAAAAAGATCTTGAGGCCTTGGCCGTCCACGTAAACGAGAAACATGCCGAAGTTGATGAACAAAAGAAGAAGATAGAACCGAATCTAAAATGCCAGAAGTTCATACCGGCCGTGTGCCCTGAATGCAACAAATCTTTCTCCAATAAATACAACATGCTAACTCATATGAAGACCCATACAAGTGGACTCGCTGCGGGTAAATTTATGTGCATCAAATGTAACAAGACTTACAAGAGCCGCGGCAGCTTGACATATCACCAGAGGGTGGCCCACGAGGGGTTGCTTCGGTTTCTATGCTCTATGTGTGGAGAAGCGTTTCCATCGCGTACGGCCAGAGACACACACGCACGCATTCATACAGGATCGAAGCCGTTCACTTGCGATTACTGCAACAAGTCTTATCGAGCACAGAACACCTTAAGCCGACACATAGACATGCATCTAAATATACGGAAGTACGAGTGTCATTTGTGCCCAAAGAAGTTCCGGAAGAGAACCCACCTCGACTACCATTTAAAAACACACGAAAGGAAGAAGTGA
- the LOC126775834 gene encoding zinc finger protein 32-like isoform X2, whose translation MTSQPIQSQNIEIQSNLNAMCDFSKICRICGANNRPLFPLFGQDAQRNQLVQKINEYLPIVVHQQDAYPLGICASCADLVMKWHELAQCCIKTDKALTLKLYARRLDSNNIQQASSGSAATRGEVHGRWTPSADVANIGSFSEQRIKEHDSDESGRADGLASDDDQPLASIANNTKIDLYQKFYTALINFRNHFTKEHDGHSCSDFSDSSTSDNEEAATQESLNSFDDLTNSNMRKDKMDEEARLELSQVQTKINGKVYFTCATCGKNLSSTHTYIFHKRIHTGERPCVCHICGKQFRAPNGLQRHLTETHEKQRRYICVMCPKNFANSQNLKQHMRIHTGERPFVCPHCGKRFTQSGSLHVHLKTHSEHYPYHCAECGAKFRLRSGLARHRLKHTGERPHACALCGKAFRQKHELNSHALTHSDTKPHACAVCGTAFRQRRALRHHCKRLHESEPGDPAPAVYGHGGHYE comes from the exons ATGACTTCTCAACCCATTCAAtcacaaaatattgaaatacaatCAAATCTAAATG CTATGTGTGACTTTTCAAAGATTTGTCGTATTTGCGGCGCTAACAATCGCCCCCTTTTTCCATTGTTTGGGCAAGATGCTCAGCGAAATCAACTTGTTCAGaagataaatgaatatttacccATAGTG GTGCACCAACAAGACGCTTATCCTCTTGGAATATGCGCTTCATGTGCTGATTTAGTGATGAAGTGGCATGAACTAGCACAGTGCTGCATAAAGACTGACAAAGCCCTAACTTTGAAGCTGTATGCAAGGAGACTAGACAGCAAT AACATCCAACAAGCAAGTTCTGGGTCAGCCGCTACACGTGGAGAGGTTCATGGCAG ATGGACGCCCAGCGCCGACGTTGCGAATATCGGCAGTTTTAGCGAACAGAGAATAAAGGAACACGACTCGGACGAGTCCGGCCGCGCCGATGGCCTCGCCTCGGACGACGACCAGCCTCTCGCTTCCATAGCGAATAACACCAAAATAGATCTTTACCAAAAATTTTATACCGCCCTTATAAACTTTAGGAATCATTTCACGAAGGAACACGATGGTCACAGCTGTTCGGACTTCTCAGATTCTAGCACATCTGATAACGAGGAAGCGGCCACACAGGAAAGTTTAAATAGCTTCGACGACTTGACGAACAGCAACATGAGGAAAGACAAGATGGACGAAGAGGCGCGACTCGAACTCAGTCAAGTGCAAACGAAAATCAAcggaaaagtttattttacgtGTGCGACGTGCGGGAAGAACCTCAGCTCGACGCACACTTACATATTCCATAAACGCATCCACACCGGGGAGCGGCCGTGCGTGTGTCACATATGCGGGAAGCAGTTCCGCGCGCCGAACGGACTCCAGAGACACCTGACGGAAACTCACGAGAAACAGCGCCGGTACATCTGTGTCATGTGTCCTAAAAACTTCGCCAACTCGCAAAACCTCAAACAACACATGAGGATCCACACGGGCGAGCGACCCTTCGTCTGCCCGCACTGCGGCAAGCGCTTCACGCAGAGCGGCTCGCTGCACGTCCACCTGAAGACTCACAGCGAGCACTACCCCTACCACTGCGCCGAGTGCGGCGCCAAGTTCCGCTTGCGCTCCGGCCTCGCCAGGCATCGCCTCAAGCACACCGGGGAGCGCCCGCACGCCTGCGCGCTCTGCGGGAAGGCCTTTCGCCAGAAACACGAGCTCAACAGCCACGCGCTCACGCACAGCGACACCAAGCCCCACGCCTGCGCCGTCTGCGGCACGGCCTTCCGCCAGAGGCGGGCTCTGCGGCACCACTGCAAGCGGCTGCACGAATCCGAGCCCGGGGACCCGGCGCCGGCGGTCTACGGCCACGGGGGGCACTACGAGTGA
- the LOC126775834 gene encoding uncharacterized protein LOC126775834 isoform X3 gives MTSQPIQSQNIEIQSNLNAMCDFSKICRICGANNRPLFPLFGQDAQRNQLVQKINEYLPIVVHQQDAYPLGICASCADLVMKWHELAQCCIKTDKALTLKLYARRLDSNNIQQASSGSAATRGEVHGRFSAPLMLIIKEVLNNVYFKILNIDEENSDVIYVCQTCPDKPASTSIDCLCDHLTTYHNHELNDKKLIEAFIKENITFEEVLTNDCVTDDESERQIAEIPNYFCPFCESAFSSPTRLICHLNKHIEVSIDDGVLCCDHLFADKKSFVSHLQDKHVNRSTDGALICKTCGSVEKDLEALAVHVNEKHAEVDEQKKKIEPNLKCQKFIPAVCPECNKSFSNKYNMLTHMKTHTSGLAADGRPAPTLRISAVLANRE, from the exons ATGACTTCTCAACCCATTCAAtcacaaaatattgaaatacaatCAAATCTAAATG CTATGTGTGACTTTTCAAAGATTTGTCGTATTTGCGGCGCTAACAATCGCCCCCTTTTTCCATTGTTTGGGCAAGATGCTCAGCGAAATCAACTTGTTCAGaagataaatgaatatttacccATAGTG GTGCACCAACAAGACGCTTATCCTCTTGGAATATGCGCTTCATGTGCTGATTTAGTGATGAAGTGGCATGAACTAGCACAGTGCTGCATAAAGACTGACAAAGCCCTAACTTTGAAGCTGTATGCAAGGAGACTAGACAGCAAT AACATCCAACAAGCAAGTTCTGGGTCAGCCGCTACACGTGGAGAGGTTCATGGCAG GTTTTCAGCtcctttaatgttaataataaaagaagttTTGAACAATGTTTACTTCAAGATACTGAATATCGATGAAGAAAACTCAGATGTAATATATGTCTGTCAAACGTGCCCGGACAAACCTGCTTCAACGTCAATAGACTGTCTGTGTGATCATCTGACAACATATCACAACCATGAACTAAACGACAAGAAGTTAATCGAAGCTttcataaaagaaaacataacatTTGAAGAAGTTCTAACAAATGATTGTGTGACCGATGACGAGTCGGAGAGGCAGATTGCTGAAATACCAAATTACTTTTGCCCTTTTTGCGAAAGCGCGTTTTCATCGCCGACTCGCCTCATATGTCATTTGAACAAACACATAGAAGTGAGCATCGATGACGGCGTTCTTTGTTGTGACCATCTGTTCGCTGATAAGAAATCTTTCGTTTCACATTTGCAAGATAAGCATGTAAACAGATCAACAGACGGTGCCCTAATATGCAAAACTTGTGGCTCAGTCGAAAAAGATCTTGAGGCCTTGGCCGTCCACGTAAACGAGAAACATGCCGAAGTTGATGAACAAAAGAAGAAGATAGAACCGAATCTAAAATGCCAGAAGTTCATACCGGCCGTGTGCCCTGAATGCAACAAATCTTTCTCCAATAAATACAACATGCTAACTCATATGAAGACCCATACAAGTGGACTCGCTGCGG ATGGACGCCCAGCGCCGACGTTGCGAATATCGGCAGTTTTAGCGAACAGAGAATAA